CGGAATCGGTGTAGCGAATGTAGTGCGTCATCTCGGGCTTGCCTCCACTCCTCGGGCCAGGCGGCAGAGTGGAGGAACCCGCGGCGGAACTCTGTCGCGGCGGCGACAGAGCCCCGAGAAAGCTACTTCGCGGCCTTCGCCTTGGGCGCCGGGTTCTTCGTCCACTGGTCCAACCAGCCCAGCACCTCCTCGTGCCACTGCAGGCTGTTGGCGGGCTTGACCACCCAGTGGTTCTCGTCCGGGAAGTAGAGCAGCTTGGAGGGGATGCCCCGGCGCTGCAACACGGTGAAGGTGGACAGGCCCTGCGTTTCCACCACGCGGAAGTCCTGCCCGCCGTGGATGACCAGCATGGGCGTCTTCCACTTCGCCACGTGATCGATCGGGTTGTGCTTGGTGAAGTTCTCGGGCTTCTCCCACGGCGTGCCCCCGTGCTCCCACTCGGGGAACCACAGCTCCTCGGTGTTGAAGTACGCCAGCCGCTCGTCGAGGTTGCCGTCGTGGTTCACCAGGCACTGGAAGCGCTCGGGCTCCTGGCTCGCGAGCCAGTTGATCATGAAGCCGCCATAGCTCGCGCCCAGCGCGCACACCCGGCCCGCGTCCATGAAGGAGTAGCGCGCGAGCGCGGCCTCCAGCCCCTTGCGCAGATCCTCCAGGGGCTTGCCGCCCCAGTCCCCGCTGATGGAGTCGGTGAAGGCCTGGCCGTAGCCCGTGGAGCCGTGGAAGTCGACCATCACCGCCACGTAGCCCCGGCCCGCGTACGCCTGCGGGTTCCACCGGTAGTGGAAGTGGTTGCCGAAGCTGCCCTGGGGACCACCGTGGATGAGGAAGGCCACCGGGTACTTCTTCTTCGGATCGAAGTCGACCGGCTTCACCACGAAGGCGTGCACCTTCTCGCCATTCCAACCCGGGAAGGAGAACTGCTCGAAGTCACCGAAGCGGATGCGCGCCAGGGCGTCCGCGTTGACGCGCGTGAGCTGGCGCGGCTCGCTGCCATCCGCGCGCATCACGTACAGGTCCGCGGGTGACTTGAGATCATCGCGCAGGAAGACGACGCGACCATCCGGCAGGGGCCGGGGATCGGAGCAGCTTCCCTGCCCCATGAGCGTGCGCACCTGGCCGCTCGCCACATCCAGGGAGAAGACGGGCTGCTGCCCCGTGTCTCCCGCGGTGGCGAGCAACGACTTGCCGTCCGCGCTCCAGGTGAGCGCGCCCACCGAGCGATCCCACGACTCGGCGAGGACGCGCTCCGGGCCATCCGGCCACGAGCGCAGCACCACGCGCAGCCGGTCCGCCTCGAAGCCCGGGCGCGACATGGCGAGGTAGGCGAGCGTCTTGCCATCCGGGCTGAACACGGGCTGGGTATCCGTGGCGCGGTTCTTCTCGGTGAGCTTGCGCGGCTTGCCGGGGCGCTCCACGGACGCGAGGAAGAGATCCAGGTCCGTGCTCCACGCCTCCGTGCGGCCCGCGTCGCGCGCGGTGAAGACGAGTCCCTTGCCATCCGGAGTGAAGGTGAACTCCTCCGGGCCGCCGAAGGGCTTGCTGGGGCCGTCCGCATCCATGCCCGCCATCACGTCACGCGGGGCGGCGGAGCCATCCACCGGCAGCACGAAGAGGTGCGAGCGCCGACCATCCGCCCAGGTGTCCCAGTGCCGGACGAAGAGCTGATCATAGACGCGGCCCGTGCTCTTCTTCTGCGCCTGCTCCTTCTGGCGCTGGGGGGTGCACTCCAGCGTGGGGCAGTC
Above is a window of Cystobacter fuscus DNA encoding:
- a CDS encoding alpha/beta hydrolase family protein — protein: MTLSLFAALALTAAPTAPQPYTVQDQVMMRRIQDPSVSPDGKRIAFVLRTTDLEANRGRTDLWLVNTDGSSPRQLTFTPESEGQPTWSPDGQSLYFLSSRGGSSQVFLLPLDGGESRAVTKLPLDVSAFRLSRDGRMLAVALEVFPDCPTLECTPQRQKEQAQKKSTGRVYDQLFVRHWDTWADGRRSHLFVLPVDGSAAPRDVMAGMDADGPSKPFGGPEEFTFTPDGKGLVFTARDAGRTEAWSTDLDLFLASVERPGKPRKLTEKNRATDTQPVFSPDGKTLAYLAMSRPGFEADRLRVVLRSWPDGPERVLAESWDRSVGALTWSADGKSLLATAGDTGQQPVFSLDVASGQVRTLMGQGSCSDPRPLPDGRVVFLRDDLKSPADLYVMRADGSEPRQLTRVNADALARIRFGDFEQFSFPGWNGEKVHAFVVKPVDFDPKKKYPVAFLIHGGPQGSFGNHFHYRWNPQAYAGRGYVAVMVDFHGSTGYGQAFTDSISGDWGGKPLEDLRKGLEAALARYSFMDAGRVCALGASYGGFMINWLASQEPERFQCLVNHDGNLDERLAYFNTEELWFPEWEHGGTPWEKPENFTKHNPIDHVAKWKTPMLVIHGGQDFRVVETQGLSTFTVLQRRGIPSKLLYFPDENHWVVKPANSLQWHEEVLGWLDQWTKNPAPKAKAAK